CGATAATGGAACCGTTGGGCACTTTGAGCCCCTTGTTGAACGCGACGCGAATCTTGCCTTCGGCGATTTCGCAGGTGGACATATCCACCAACAGCGGCGCCGCGCCTCGTACCGGCACGGCAATCGCAATTGGGTTGGCCGACAGCCGGCGGTCGATTCCCCCAGTCGGTGCGACCAGGATGCCGCCCCCTGACGTGTTCACAAAACACATCGAAACCAGGCCCGCCGCGGCGGCCTGCGCGGCCCAGGCTCCCACGCGTCCCACATGCCCGGAATTGAAGAGCGCGACGGCGGCGATGCCATGCTCCTGGGCCAACTTGATGGCCAATTCGGTCGTATGCCGTGCCATTACCTGGCCAAAGCCGAGTTGGCCATCGACCAAAGCAATCGACCCGGCAGTCAGCACGTGGCGCGGGGTGGCGTTGGGAACCAGTTTCTTGTCACGAACCCAGGCAATATAGGGCGCAATGCGGATCACGCCGTGCGAGTCGTGTCCGACAAGATTCGCCTCGACCAGGTGCTGACTGACGGCCTGCGCCTCAGCCGAGTTCGATCCGGCGGCGGCGAAGATTTTGGCAACGAGTCGTTCGAGCAATTCGGGAGAAATGTGCATGCTGTGCTTTCTTCGGTGACCGGTGATGACGAGGTAGTTTATCTGCCGCGATTAACAAAACAAAGCACCCTGACCCGAGCTCGTCTAGGCACCTGTCCGGCAGCGGCGTGCATGCTCGTCTGCCGAGGCAGGTGTATGCTGATGCTACGGCAGTCCTTAATCGAGGCCGAGCTAAAGACGGCGGCGGCGAGATACCTGCCCGCGACCAACACCAACGCCGCGATACCAGTCGAAACGCAACGCGAGCGGTAGTCATCGGACTAGGGACTTATCGGGTCTCGACTTCGCGAAAAGCGGCCAGCCATTGCACCTCGAGCGCGCCGGCGTTATCGATGCCGTAGCTGGTTCGCAATGCCGAATCATAGCCGTTCCGCGCCGCGGATTTAGCGAACGCGATAAACTTGTGACGCCCGCCGGGATGCACCAGGAACTCGACGATCGATTGGCTTTGGCCGTAAAAGACACCCAGCCGATCCCTCGCGGGATAATCCGTGAGAGCCAAGAGTTCGATCACACGAAATTGCCGTCCCTCGGCTAACGCCTGACGCAAATCGTGGTCGTGGGCGGCGCGTTTGCCAGGTGGGTCAGCGACGAGCGACATTCCCTCATCGGCCCACCGCGCGAGACCTCCAGTAGTCAACCGTCCGTCGAGCAAAACGTGCGTCAATTCGTGCGGCAGGTAAGCGAGCCAATTCTCGCAGCAAGTGCAGACATCGATACGTCGCGAGGCGGTTTGCTCGCCAATCGCTTCAATCGTGCAAGCGGCCACGGTGCAGTCCGCCAAGGCCCCCACGACCGATCGATAGCTGGCCTCGGTGGCGTGCATGACGATGGTACACTTGGGCGACCACTGCCGGCCATGGTCGTTGACTAGCCAGGCTCGCGACACCTGCGCGCGGAAGTCCTCGCAATGCGCGGCAACGTGCGGATCGAGGGGATGAGTGGCAAAGGAGTAGATGCGAAAATTAAGCGTCTCGGTCACGTGCCAGCGCGGTGCGTTACTCGCGAGGCTGCCCCGTGCGCTACGCTTGGCAAGTGCCGGTCTCTCGCTGAATCCAAACCAGGCGACCGCCAGGAGGGTTATCACAACCAGCGCCGCTGATCGCGCGCGAAGAAAAGTGAGTAACGTCATAAACTTCAAAGCATCCTTGTTCCGGCTTGAGCCGGGGCGGCAGGCACCGCCCGCTCAAGCCGGCTCGCCTGGCCGATGGCGACGGCCAGGAGGTGATTACGGAGAAAGAGTTACCAGACGTTCGAGAACGAGGAGTCGGCCGTGCTGGCCAGGCGTGGGTGCGTGGCACGAGTGTCGTGCATAAACGCCGTGCAGCTCGTTGCGCCGATTTCGATCACTTCGGCAATGGTGGAAACGAAAATCTTGCCGTCTCCCGGCACGCCGGTGAATGCGGCGCCCACGATCCGTTCCAGCGTTACGTCCAGCGCACTGTCGGGCACGCACAACTCGACGCGGATCTGGTGTAGATAAGGGTTTTGGAACGCGACGCCACGGTAACGGCCCGTCGGTCCGGCGCCGGACCCGTAGCCGTACACGTCGGCCGCGACGAACTCCGAAAACCCCTCCGTGGAAAGCGCCTCTTTCACAAGGTCGAATCTATCAGGGCGAATAATCGCCTCAATCTTGTACATGTTTGATACTCCTGAGAGCGTGGTATGCGGTTCGTTTTGCAAACGATGTCTACGCACGACGCGAGGCGCTGCGGACCCATTGCAGGCAATTTTTCCAAAACGACACCCGAGGTGACCGACCTGCGGCAGTCCCCTGATAGGTGTAACGACACTCGACAATTGGCGTCGACTCGGCCAGGCAGACCCGCGTGGACGCC
This genomic stretch from Pirellulales bacterium harbors:
- a CDS encoding malate/lactate/ureidoglycolate dehydrogenase, whose translation is MHISPELLERLVAKIFAAAGSNSAEAQAVSQHLVEANLVGHDSHGVIRIAPYIAWVRDKKLVPNATPRHVLTAGSIALVDGQLGFGQVMARHTTELAIKLAQEHGIAAVALFNSGHVGRVGAWAAQAAAAGLVSMCFVNTSGGGILVAPTGGIDRRLSANPIAIAVPVRGAAPLLVDMSTCEIAEGKIRVAFNKGLKVPNGSIIDSQGQPTNDPRVFYADPPGAILPFGGHKGYGLGIMVEMLAGALTGGGCSRLGVPRLEQAMLTIAIDPRKFQPEDAFAAEVRQYIDFVKSSRTVMPGGEILMPGEPEERNRTARTRDGIELDDMTWGQITDTANSLGISATEIQKLIAF
- a CDS encoding P-II family nitrogen regulator, coding for MYKIEAIIRPDRFDLVKEALSTEGFSEFVAADVYGYGSGAGPTGRYRGVAFQNPYLHQIRVELCVPDSALDVTLERIVGAAFTGVPGDGKIFVSTIAEVIEIGATSCTAFMHDTRATHPRLASTADSSFSNVW